A genomic region of Janthinobacterium lividum contains the following coding sequences:
- a CDS encoding type II secretion system protein, whose product MRKPLRQRGFTLFELAVVAGVFAILMAVFLNRVSYYQQQAQQVAVAQMLGVLRTSLRVQVLQLYLADRRDRMPALARQNPFDWLADKPTNYLGEFAQADLEKLPAGNWLYDKKEQKIIYLFSKGNIFPTTGVDAVKFKVTLPGADADLDKLAQEPDIVVWKAPESAAN is encoded by the coding sequence ATGAGAAAACCGCTCCGCCAGCGCGGTTTTACGCTGTTCGAGCTGGCGGTGGTGGCGGGCGTGTTCGCCATCCTGATGGCGGTATTCCTGAACCGGGTCAGCTATTACCAGCAACAGGCGCAGCAGGTGGCCGTGGCGCAGATGCTCGGCGTCTTGCGTACCAGTTTGCGGGTGCAGGTGCTGCAGCTGTATCTGGCGGACCGGCGCGACAGGATGCCGGCGCTGGCGCGGCAAAACCCGTTCGACTGGCTGGCCGACAAGCCGACCAACTACCTGGGCGAGTTCGCGCAGGCGGACCTTGAAAAATTGCCGGCAGGGAATTGGTTATACGACAAAAAAGAACAAAAAATCATCTATTTGTTTAGTAAAGGCAATATTTTTCCCACTACAGGGGTTGATGCAGTGAAATTTAAGGTAACCTTGCCGGGTGCAGACGCCGATCTTGACAAGCTCGCCCAGGAGCCCGATATCGTGGTGTGGAAAGCGCCGGAATCGGCAGCAAACTGA
- a CDS encoding ABC transporter ATP-binding protein — protein sequence MNACAIEFHNVHLQLAGDAVLRGVDLQVRAGELFGLVGVNGAGKTSLLKCLLDFCMPERGEIAIFGQAHRHGAARQPLCFLPERFQAPYYLTGGDFLRYLARLHHVRPDAHAEQQALDALDLAPDALLRPARDYSKGMMQKLGLAACLLSGKPQLVLDEPMSGLDPKARAQFKQVLRQARAQGRGALLTSHALADVEELCDRMAILHAGRIVFTGTPAECRARHGGATDASLEQAFLNCIAA from the coding sequence ATGAACGCCTGCGCCATCGAGTTCCACAACGTGCATCTGCAGCTGGCGGGCGACGCCGTGCTGCGCGGCGTCGATCTGCAGGTGCGCGCGGGGGAACTGTTCGGCCTGGTCGGCGTGAATGGCGCGGGCAAGACTTCCCTGCTGAAATGCCTGCTCGACTTTTGCATGCCGGAGCGGGGCGAGATCGCCATTTTCGGCCAGGCGCACCGCCACGGCGCGGCGCGCCAGCCCCTGTGTTTTCTGCCGGAACGTTTCCAGGCGCCGTATTACCTGACGGGTGGCGACTTCCTGCGCTACCTGGCGCGCCTGCACCATGTGCGCCCCGATGCGCACGCCGAGCAGCAAGCCCTGGACGCGCTGGATCTGGCGCCGGACGCCTTGCTGCGCCCCGCGCGCGACTATTCGAAAGGCATGATGCAGAAACTGGGGCTGGCCGCCTGCTTGCTGTCGGGCAAGCCGCAACTGGTGCTGGACGAACCGATGAGCGGACTCGATCCAAAGGCGCGTGCACAGTTCAAGCAAGTGCTGCGGCAAGCGCGCGCGCAGGGCCGCGGCGCGCTGCTCACCTCGCATGCGCTGGCCGACGTGGAAGAATTGTGCGACCGCATGGCCATCCTGCATGCGGGCCGCATCGTATTTACGGGCACGCCAGCCGAATGCCGCGCGCGCCATGGCGGCGCGACCGACGCCAGCCTGGAACAGGCTTTCCTCAATTGCATCGCGGCATGA
- a CDS encoding secretin N-terminal domain-containing protein codes for MNQHPIPVLASWVALACSTMLSGCATHQTPLSPVHINAAPLPAGVIPEPVQQSSALAAPLPAPKMETYSVTVHKVPVQSLLFALARDAGMNIDIHPQIEGSVTLNALNQTLPQLLARIGKQVDMRYEIDGKNLTVLPDAPVWRNYKVDYVNMARSTNSSVNIATQISTAGGGSNNASNPVGNTQGSGSSGNNNSTTLVVNRSENNFWYSLEKNIRDLLRETTLNDVQVDPLAQLNQQLTTMPGQQGQQGQQQNQAGNVPAAGATGQYGAQPPMQYGNQNGNPNGGQSAPGQQGASQNATPGQPLDANGMPLLKLANKGSPSSVVVNVEGGLIAVRATGRQHEKIAEFLDAVLHSAKRQVLIEATIIEVRLSNEYQQGINWARLTGSLQLRQGQVGTAALSSGVTPNATPGIFLLNYLKDSFSTTIQLLESFGKVKVLSSPKISVLNNQTAMLKVVDNNVFFTIKVTPAVISSTGTITTPATYESKLETVPVGFVMSVTPQISDSDEVTLNVRPTITRIVGYVQDPNPALASVISRVPVIQARELESIMKVGNGQIAVMGGLMQDSVDNAKDGVPGLSSLPIVGNLFTYRNEASSKTELVIFMRPVVVKDASVEGDYRDYRYLLPGQAPLNSQPYTDGPPAPAVRPQARLQGDFP; via the coding sequence ATGAATCAACACCCTATTCCTGTGCTGGCCTCCTGGGTCGCCCTCGCCTGCAGCACCATGCTGTCAGGCTGCGCCACGCATCAAACGCCGTTGTCGCCTGTCCACATCAATGCCGCGCCCCTCCCGGCCGGCGTCATTCCCGAACCTGTGCAGCAAAGCAGCGCACTGGCCGCGCCCCTGCCGGCACCCAAAATGGAAACCTACAGCGTCACCGTGCACAAGGTGCCCGTGCAATCGCTGCTGTTTGCCCTGGCGCGCGACGCGGGCATGAATATCGATATCCACCCGCAGATCGAAGGCAGCGTCACCCTGAATGCGCTGAATCAGACCCTGCCGCAACTGCTGGCGCGCATCGGCAAGCAAGTCGACATGCGCTACGAAATCGATGGCAAGAACCTGACGGTGTTGCCCGACGCGCCCGTATGGCGCAATTACAAGGTCGATTACGTCAACATGGCGCGCAGCACCAACAGCAGCGTGAATATCGCCACGCAAATTTCCACGGCAGGCGGCGGGTCGAACAATGCCAGCAACCCCGTTGGCAACACGCAGGGCAGTGGCAGCAGCGGCAATAACAATTCGACCACCCTGGTCGTGAATCGTTCAGAAAATAATTTCTGGTACAGCCTGGAAAAGAATATCCGCGACCTGCTGCGCGAAACCACGCTCAACGACGTGCAGGTGGACCCGCTGGCCCAGCTGAACCAGCAATTGACGACCATGCCCGGCCAGCAGGGGCAGCAAGGACAGCAGCAGAACCAGGCCGGCAACGTCCCTGCCGCCGGTGCGACTGGCCAGTACGGCGCCCAGCCGCCGATGCAGTATGGCAACCAGAATGGCAATCCGAATGGAGGTCAATCTGCGCCGGGCCAGCAGGGGGCCAGCCAGAACGCCACGCCTGGCCAGCCGCTGGACGCGAACGGCATGCCGCTGTTAAAACTGGCCAACAAGGGCAGCCCCTCGTCCGTCGTCGTGAATGTGGAAGGCGGCTTGATCGCCGTGCGGGCCACGGGGCGCCAGCATGAAAAGATCGCGGAATTCCTCGACGCCGTGTTACACAGCGCCAAGCGGCAAGTGCTGATCGAGGCAACCATCATTGAAGTGCGCCTGAGCAATGAATACCAGCAAGGCATCAACTGGGCGCGCCTGACGGGCAGCCTGCAGCTGCGCCAGGGACAAGTGGGCACGGCGGCCCTGTCCAGCGGCGTCACGCCGAACGCCACGCCCGGCATCTTCCTGCTCAATTATCTGAAAGACAGTTTTTCCACCACCATCCAGCTGCTCGAATCGTTCGGCAAGGTGAAAGTGCTGTCCAGTCCGAAGATCAGCGTGCTGAACAATCAAACGGCCATGCTGAAAGTGGTCGACAACAATGTCTTCTTTACCATCAAGGTGACGCCTGCCGTGATCAGCTCGACAGGCACCATCACCACGCCGGCCACCTATGAGTCGAAACTGGAAACGGTGCCCGTCGGCTTCGTCATGAGCGTCACGCCGCAGATTTCCGACAGCGATGAAGTCACCCTGAACGTGCGTCCCACCATCACGCGCATCGTGGGCTATGTGCAAGACCCGAATCCGGCCCTCGCCAGCGTGATCAGCCGCGTGCCCGTGATCCAGGCGCGCGAGCTGGAATCGATCATGAAAGTGGGCAATGGCCAGATCGCCGTGATGGGCGGCCTGATGCAGGATTCCGTCGACAACGCCAAGGATGGCGTGCCTGGCCTGTCCAGCCTGCCAATCGTGGGCAATCTGTTTACCTACCGCAATGAGGCAAGCAGCAAGACGGAGCTGGTGATCTTCATGCGCCCCGTCGTGGTCAAGGATGCCAGCGTCGAGGGCGATTACCGCGACTACCGCTACTTGCTGCCCGGCCAGGCGCCGCTCAACAGCCAGCCATACACGGATGGCCCGCCGGCGCCGGCCGTCCGGCCGCAGGCGCGCCTGCAGGGAGACTTCCCATGA
- a CDS encoding type IV pilin protein, whose product MESAGIGSKLTRFLVRCSDSFMALVLKFFYLILEKARMNKSLRSMKSGAQAGFTLIELIVVIVILGILAATAIPKFIDMSTDARVAKMQAAAGAIKAGAALYHAQYLVSGGAADDIAMEGVTVAGKFGYPTAEGIKAAAGLSDKDYGLAIAGTALTVTVDVTANAARKDCSVVYTAPAAAGGALNVDLKASATTCK is encoded by the coding sequence GTGGAAAGCGCCGGAATCGGCAGCAAACTGACGCGCTTCCTGGTCCGGTGCAGCGACAGTTTCATGGCGTTGGTTTTGAAGTTTTTTTATTTGATTTTGGAGAAAGCAAGAATGAACAAGTCTTTACGTAGTATGAAAAGTGGCGCCCAGGCAGGTTTTACCCTGATCGAATTGATCGTCGTCATCGTCATCCTCGGCATCCTGGCCGCCACGGCGATTCCTAAATTTATCGACATGTCGACCGATGCGCGCGTGGCCAAGATGCAGGCGGCCGCTGGCGCGATCAAGGCAGGTGCGGCGCTGTACCATGCCCAGTATCTGGTGAGTGGCGGTGCCGCTGATGATATCGCCATGGAAGGCGTTACTGTCGCCGGGAAGTTTGGCTATCCGACTGCGGAAGGTATCAAGGCCGCTGCAGGCCTTTCAGACAAGGATTATGGTCTGGCTATCGCTGGTACGGCGTTGACCGTGACTGTTGATGTGACCGCGAATGCGGCGCGCAAGGACTGCTCGGTGGTCTATACGGCCCCTGCCGCTGCAGGCGGTGCCCTGAATGTCGATCTCAAGGCAAGTGCCACGACCTGCAAGTAA
- a CDS encoding ExeA family protein has translation MNAPLSAPPGRPYAPSPHGMYLRHFGLRTAPFGITPDPAFFYAGNTRGELLDALLYAVTQGEGIIKLTGEVGSGKTMLCRMLAERLPPQVDVLYLLNPRLEPDDVLHAIAAELGLALDGCRADAVLHALHGELIARHAAGRQVVLLAEEAQAMPGATLEALRLLTNLETASHKLLQIVLFGQPELQQTLDLPQYRQLKERITHSFTVPRLPKSLLDDYLACRLAAAGRTAPLLFTPAALRQLARAAQGIVRRVNILADKSLLAAFADDAQDISARHVRLAIADSPFHRPPWHAGKLLAGVLSALMLLLAFALLWQWLTSNQAQMRRAAPADAAASALQATVARTPPPLQPTLLDSKLAESRDWLAKQRPQQLVLQIASLPATEKAAAESFLQQAQQAIGLHDLHVFRLSDAAPSSAAARLVIVYGSFADRASAEAVWARLAPTAPQKILLSDIDSIRTEMKAPAPPQTRRGAP, from the coding sequence ATGAACGCCCCGCTCTCCGCGCCGCCCGGACGGCCTTACGCCCCCTCCCCGCACGGCATGTATCTGCGCCATTTCGGCTTGCGCACGGCGCCGTTCGGCATCACGCCGGACCCGGCCTTCTTTTATGCGGGCAATACCCGGGGCGAACTGCTCGATGCACTGCTGTATGCCGTCACGCAAGGCGAAGGCATCATCAAGCTGACGGGCGAAGTGGGCAGCGGCAAGACCATGCTGTGCCGCATGCTGGCCGAACGCCTGCCGCCCCAGGTCGACGTGCTGTATTTGCTCAATCCCCGCCTGGAACCGGACGACGTCCTGCACGCCATCGCCGCCGAACTGGGCCTGGCGCTGGACGGATGCCGCGCCGATGCCGTGCTGCACGCCCTGCACGGCGAGCTGATCGCCCGGCATGCGGCGGGACGCCAGGTGGTGCTGCTGGCAGAGGAAGCGCAAGCCATGCCGGGCGCCACCCTGGAAGCGCTGCGCCTGCTGACGAATCTGGAGACGGCCAGCCACAAGCTGCTGCAGATCGTCCTGTTTGGCCAGCCGGAATTGCAGCAGACGCTGGACTTGCCCCAGTACCGCCAATTGAAGGAACGCATCACCCACAGTTTCACCGTACCGCGCCTGCCGAAGTCCTTGCTGGACGACTACCTGGCATGCCGTCTGGCCGCCGCCGGCCGCACGGCGCCGCTGCTCTTCACGCCAGCCGCGCTGCGCCAGCTGGCGCGCGCCGCACAGGGCATCGTGCGCAGGGTCAATATCCTGGCCGACAAGTCCTTGCTGGCCGCGTTTGCGGACGATGCGCAGGACATCAGCGCCCGCCACGTGCGCCTGGCCATTGCCGACAGCCCCTTCCACCGTCCGCCCTGGCATGCGGGCAAGCTGCTGGCGGGCGTCTTGAGCGCACTGATGCTGTTGCTGGCCTTTGCTCTGCTGTGGCAATGGCTGACGAGCAACCAGGCCCAGATGCGCCGCGCCGCGCCCGCCGACGCAGCCGCAAGCGCGCTCCAGGCAACCGTTGCGCGCACGCCGCCGCCATTGCAGCCCACGCTGCTCGACAGCAAGCTGGCCGAATCGCGCGACTGGCTGGCAAAGCAAAGGCCGCAGCAACTGGTGCTGCAAATTGCCAGCCTGCCCGCCACCGAAAAGGCCGCGGCGGAAAGCTTCCTGCAGCAGGCGCAGCAAGCCATCGGCCTGCACGACCTCCACGTGTTTCGCCTGTCTGACGCAGCCCCCTCAAGCGCCGCCGCGCGCCTGGTCATCGTCTATGGCAGCTTCGCCGACCGGGCCAGCGCCGAAGCCGTGTGGGCCAGGCTGGCGCCCACGGCGCCGCAGAAAATATTGCTGAGCGACATAGATAGTATCCGCACGGAAATGAAAGCCCCAGCGCCGCCACAAACAAGGCGTGGCGCCCCCTGA
- a CDS encoding type II secretion system F family protein has product MPFFSYKARSASGELLTGVMEGADSGAVADQLMAGGSTPVDISATRQTVTKAGANQLGWWARLTEKKVTPMDVQLFSRQLYTLLKAGVPIMRGLAGLQESAISPAFGRIIKDVRESLDAGRELSAAMARHPAIFTPFYLSMVRVGEMTGRLDEVFLRLFDHLEFDRDMRARVKTATRYPTFVVFAMLAAMVVVNIFVIPQFEKVFASFHAELPLMTRILIGTSRFTVAYWPILLMLGVGGFFGWRAWLRTKEGLYKWDRAKLRLPIAGKIILKGTMARFARSFALSSTSGVPIVQALTVVSQTVDNTYLSTRVEQMRDGVERGESILRTSVAAGVFTPVVLQMIAVGEESGSLDDLMDEIADMYEREVDYELKTLSAQIEPILIVFLGAMVLALGIFLPIWDLGRAALH; this is encoded by the coding sequence GTGCCGTTTTTCTCCTACAAGGCGCGCAGCGCCAGTGGCGAACTGCTGACCGGCGTGATGGAAGGCGCCGACAGCGGCGCCGTGGCCGACCAGTTGATGGCGGGCGGCAGCACGCCCGTCGACATCAGCGCCACCAGGCAGACGGTGACGAAGGCCGGTGCCAACCAGCTGGGCTGGTGGGCCAGGCTGACCGAGAAAAAAGTCACGCCCATGGATGTGCAGCTGTTCAGCCGCCAGCTGTACACCCTGCTCAAGGCGGGAGTGCCCATCATGCGCGGCCTGGCCGGCTTGCAGGAGTCCGCCATCAGTCCCGCGTTCGGGCGCATCATCAAGGATGTGCGCGAGTCGCTCGACGCGGGCCGCGAACTGTCGGCCGCCATGGCGCGCCATCCCGCCATCTTCACGCCGTTTTATCTGTCGATGGTGCGCGTGGGTGAAATGACGGGGCGCCTCGACGAAGTATTCCTGCGCCTGTTCGACCACCTGGAATTCGACCGCGACATGCGTGCACGCGTGAAAACGGCGACGCGCTACCCGACCTTCGTCGTCTTCGCCATGCTCGCTGCCATGGTGGTGGTGAATATCTTCGTCATTCCCCAGTTCGAAAAGGTGTTCGCCAGTTTCCATGCGGAACTGCCCTTGATGACGCGCATCCTGATCGGCACTTCGCGCTTTACGGTGGCGTACTGGCCCATCCTGCTGATGCTGGGCGTGGGCGGCTTTTTCGGCTGGCGCGCCTGGCTGCGCACGAAAGAGGGTCTCTATAAATGGGACCGCGCCAAGCTGCGCCTGCCGATCGCCGGCAAGATCATCCTGAAGGGCACGATGGCCCGCTTTGCGCGCAGTTTTGCCCTGTCGAGCACCAGCGGCGTGCCCATCGTGCAGGCCCTGACGGTGGTGTCGCAAACGGTCGACAACACGTATCTGAGCACGCGCGTGGAGCAGATGCGCGACGGCGTCGAGCGGGGCGAAAGCATCTTGCGCACCTCGGTGGCGGCCGGCGTGTTTACGCCCGTGGTGCTGCAGATGATCGCCGTGGGCGAGGAATCCGGTTCGCTGGACGACCTGATGGACGAGATCGCAGACATGTACGAGCGCGAAGTCGATTACGAGCTGAAGACCCTGTCGGCGCAGATCGAGCCGATACTGATCGTCTTCCTCGGCGCCATGGTGCTGGCGCTGGGCATCTTCCTGCCGATCTGGGACCTGGGCCGGGCGGCCCTGCACTGA
- a CDS encoding GspE/PulE family protein, which produces MARPEKVRLGEILVQQKLLTEEQLGQALTEQKRSGRKLGRVFVEHGFVTEEQISGALARQLDIPYINLKFFNINPELVRLLPETQARRFRALVLEDRREGLLVGMSDPTDLFAYDEISRLVKRHIELAVVNETEVLAAIDRIYRRTEDISTLTRELEQDLGDVSVDFGALAANPGLEEAPIVKLLQSVFEDATQVRASDIHIEPQEGRLQIRFRIDGVLHLQTEADSKIASSLALRLKLMSDLDISEKRLPQDGRFAIRVKNQRIDVRISTMPTQYGESVVMRLLNQGGTTLRLDAIGMPPALVAQFRAIVSRPNGLVLVTGPTGSGKTTTLYCALSELNSVEKKLITVEDPVEYRLPGINQVQVNEKIELNFARVLRSALRQDPDIVLVGEMRDQETAQIGLRAAMTGHLVLSTLHTNDAISTPLRLMDMGVPRYMVGSSLQAVLAQRLVRVICESCSTPYAPTPNEYEWLRLELGELVERNQYFHGKGCSHCNGMGYRGRTGVYELLEITRAVADAANHADPSHFMKVATAQMAGETLRRHAVQLVVQGRTTVMEAMRISNQSED; this is translated from the coding sequence ATGGCAAGGCCAGAGAAAGTCCGGCTCGGTGAAATTTTGGTGCAGCAGAAATTGCTGACGGAAGAACAGTTGGGCCAAGCCTTGACGGAACAGAAGCGTTCGGGACGCAAGCTGGGCCGCGTTTTTGTCGAGCACGGCTTCGTCACGGAAGAGCAGATTTCTGGCGCGCTGGCGCGCCAGCTCGACATTCCCTACATCAATCTGAAGTTTTTCAACATCAATCCCGAACTGGTGCGGCTGCTGCCGGAAACCCAGGCGCGGCGCTTCCGCGCGCTGGTGCTGGAAGACCGCCGCGAGGGCTTGCTGGTCGGCATGTCCGATCCGACCGACCTGTTTGCGTACGATGAAATCTCGCGCCTGGTCAAGCGCCATATCGAGCTCGCTGTCGTCAATGAAACGGAAGTGCTGGCCGCCATCGACCGCATCTATCGCCGTACGGAAGATATCTCCACCCTGACGCGCGAGCTGGAGCAGGACCTGGGCGACGTTTCCGTCGACTTCGGCGCGCTGGCCGCCAATCCGGGCCTGGAAGAGGCGCCCATCGTCAAGCTGCTGCAATCCGTGTTCGAGGATGCCACGCAGGTGCGCGCCTCGGACATCCACATCGAGCCGCAGGAAGGCCGGCTGCAGATCCGCTTCCGCATCGACGGCGTGCTGCACCTGCAGACGGAAGCGGACAGCAAGATCGCCAGTTCGCTGGCGCTGCGCCTGAAACTGATGTCGGACCTCGACATTTCCGAGAAACGCCTGCCGCAGGATGGCCGCTTCGCCATCCGCGTGAAAAACCAGCGCATCGACGTGCGTATTTCCACCATGCCGACGCAGTACGGCGAATCGGTGGTGATGCGCTTGCTGAACCAGGGCGGCACGACCTTGCGCCTGGACGCCATCGGCATGCCGCCTGCGCTGGTGGCACAGTTCCGCGCCATCGTCAGCCGTCCGAACGGCCTCGTGCTGGTGACGGGGCCGACCGGCAGCGGCAAGACGACGACTTTGTACTGCGCCTTGTCCGAGCTCAACTCCGTGGAAAAAAAGCTCATCACGGTGGAAGACCCCGTCGAGTACCGCTTGCCCGGCATTAACCAGGTGCAAGTCAACGAGAAGATCGAGCTGAACTTTGCCAGGGTGCTGCGCTCGGCCTTGCGGCAGGATCCCGACATCGTGCTCGTCGGCGAGATGCGCGACCAGGAGACGGCGCAAATCGGCCTGCGCGCCGCCATGACAGGTCACTTGGTGCTGTCGACCCTGCATACGAACGACGCCATCAGCACGCCGCTGCGCCTGATGGACATGGGCGTGCCGCGCTACATGGTGGGCAGCTCGCTGCAAGCCGTGCTGGCGCAGCGCCTGGTGCGCGTGATCTGCGAAAGCTGCAGTACGCCGTACGCGCCCACGCCGAACGAATACGAATGGTTGCGCCTGGAACTGGGCGAGCTGGTCGAGCGCAACCAGTATTTCCACGGCAAGGGCTGCTCGCATTGCAATGGCATGGGTTACCGGGGCCGCACGGGCGTGTACGAATTGCTGGAAATCACGCGCGCCGTGGCCGACGCCGCCAACCATGCCGATCCTTCCCACTTCATGAAGGTGGCGACGGCGCAGATGGCGGGCGAAACCCTGCGCCGCCACGCCGTGCAGCTGGTGGTGCAAGGCCGTACGACGGTGATGGAAGCGATGCGCATCAGCAACCAGAGCGAGGATTGA
- a CDS encoding tetratricopeptide repeat protein, translating into MSLLMQALKKAERAKQNSLSDEELEKPSEAYDQVLELAPADALPPRPAPAPATVQPPSTLRLEPLADAPAPQPAQNAAQPDPQPAAQQGAQPGPPPEPPRARPEPPARPRASRSNPPPKGPTGPISVDPATVRLAVLLAILLVVAGSMGYWYWRASTSPGAGANLPGVPMPLTDAPGTTGVAGPVLVLPATGAAPPDAMTPAALPPDYPRDTRQQTGAAEQQAMIQAAAQAAVAAQLAQMAPPAPPSLPPVAAPDNSQIQVQRSVAAPQINPGVQQAYQAFNGGQLGSARQQYETVLQQDATNRDALLGLAAVALREHQGAQAAALYVRLLEINPDDGEALAGLIGLRQGDVALSEAKLKAILARSPDSAPVLFALGNVYAKQRRWNEAQQQFFRAYGAAPGNPDYAFNLAVGLDRLNQPRLAATYYQRALTLAQTTPAAFDQAVVQTRLRELASPAAVAEPAIITPRQE; encoded by the coding sequence ATGAGTTTGCTGATGCAGGCGCTCAAGAAGGCCGAGCGCGCCAAACAGAACAGCCTTTCCGACGAGGAACTGGAAAAGCCGTCCGAAGCCTACGACCAGGTACTGGAACTGGCGCCGGCCGACGCCCTGCCGCCCCGTCCCGCGCCAGCGCCAGCGACCGTGCAGCCGCCAAGCACCTTGCGCCTGGAACCGCTGGCGGACGCGCCCGCGCCGCAGCCGGCGCAGAATGCGGCCCAGCCAGATCCACAGCCAGCTGCGCAGCAAGGCGCGCAGCCTGGCCCGCCTCCCGAGCCGCCACGCGCGCGCCCGGAACCGCCCGCGCGGCCACGCGCCAGCCGCAGCAATCCGCCGCCGAAAGGCCCCACGGGCCCCATCAGCGTCGATCCGGCCACCGTGCGCCTGGCCGTGCTGCTGGCGATATTGCTGGTGGTGGCAGGTTCCATGGGATATTGGTACTGGCGCGCCAGCACCAGCCCCGGCGCGGGCGCCAACCTGCCCGGCGTGCCCATGCCGCTGACGGACGCTCCGGGCACAACCGGCGTTGCCGGTCCGGTGCTGGTGCTGCCGGCAACGGGTGCCGCGCCGCCCGACGCCATGACGCCCGCCGCACTGCCGCCCGACTATCCGCGCGACACGCGCCAGCAAACAGGTGCTGCGGAGCAGCAGGCGATGATACAGGCGGCGGCCCAGGCCGCCGTGGCGGCGCAGCTGGCGCAGATGGCGCCGCCCGCACCGCCCAGCCTGCCGCCCGTGGCGGCGCCCGACAATAGCCAGATCCAGGTGCAGCGCAGTGTCGCCGCGCCGCAAATCAACCCCGGCGTGCAGCAAGCCTACCAAGCCTTCAACGGGGGCCAGCTGGGTTCTGCTCGTCAGCAATATGAAACCGTGTTACAGCAGGATGCCACCAACCGCGACGCGCTGCTGGGCCTGGCTGCCGTGGCCTTGCGCGAGCACCAGGGCGCGCAGGCGGCGGCGCTGTACGTGCGTTTGCTGGAAATCAACCCCGACGATGGCGAGGCGCTGGCCGGCCTGATCGGGCTGCGCCAGGGCGACGTGGCGCTCAGCGAGGCAAAATTGAAAGCCATCCTGGCGCGCAGCCCCGACAGCGCGCCCGTGCTGTTTGCACTGGGCAATGTGTATGCCAAGCAGCGCCGCTGGAACGAAGCGCAACAGCAATTTTTCCGCGCCTACGGCGCCGCGCCCGGCAATCCCGACTATGCGTTCAACCTGGCCGTGGGCCTGGACCGGTTGAACCAGCCCCGGCTGGCCGCCACGTATTACCAGCGCGCCCTGACCCTGGCGCAAACGACGCCCGCCGCCTTCGACCAGGCCGTCGTGCAAACGCGTTTGCGCGAACTGGCGTCCCCTGCGGCAGTGGCCGAGCCGGCCATCATCACACCCCGTCAGGAATAA